Proteins from a single region of Sebastes umbrosus isolate fSebUmb1 chromosome 8, fSebUmb1.pri, whole genome shotgun sequence:
- the si:ch211-130m23.3 gene encoding single-stranded DNA-binding protein 2, which translates to MYAKGKSSNVPSDSQAREKLALYVYEYLLHVGAQKSAQTFLSEIRWEKNITLGEPPGFLHSWWCVFWDLYCAAPERRDTCEHSSEAKAFHDYSAAAAPSPVLGSLPPGEGMPVGPVPPGFFQPFMSPRYPGGPRPPLRLPNQGLGVPGSQPMLPSGMDPTRQQGHPNMGGPMQRMTPPRGMVPLGPQGYGGGMRPPLNALVGPGMPGMNMGPGGGRPWPNPPNSNSTPYSSASPGSYVGPPGGGGPPGTPIMPSPADSTNSGDNMYTMINTVPPGGSRPNFPMGAGGDGPLGGMAGMEPHHMNGSLGSGDMDSLPKNSPGNLSMSNQPGTPREDGEMGGNFLNPFQNESYSPNMTMSV; encoded by the exons GTTAGCTCTCTATGTGTACGAGTACCTGCTGCATGTAGGAGCACAGAAGTCAGCACAGACCTTCCTCTCAGAG aTCCGATGGGAGAAGAACATCACATTAGGAGAACCTCCGGGGTTCCTCCACTCCTGGTGGTG TGTTTTCTGGGACCTGTACTGTGCGGCTCCAGAGAGAAGAGACACGTGTGAACACTCCAGTGAGGCCAAGGCATTCCATGACTAC agtgctgcagcagctcccaGCCCTGTCCTTGGGAGTCTTCCCCCAGGAGAGGGCATGCCAGTGGGGCCGGTCCCTCCAGGATTCTTTCAG ccGTTTATGTCACCTCGATACCCCGGAGGACCCAGACCACCCCTCAGATTACCCAATCAG GGACTTGGAGTCCCAGGTAGCCAGCCTATGTTACCCAGCGGGATGGACCCCACAAGACAGCAAG GGCATCCAAATATGGGAGGACCAATGCAGCGGATGACTCCACCCAGAGGCATGGTACCGCTAGGGCCCCAG GGCTATGGAGGCGGGATGAGACCACCACTGAATGCCCTGGTTGGTCCTGGGATGCCTGGCATGAACAT ggGACCTGGTGGGGGTAGACCCTGGCCAAATCCTCCAAACTCCAATTCG ACCCCTTACTCTTCTGCATCTCCGGGAAGTTATGTG GGACCTCCAGGAGGAGGGGGGCCGCCCGGGACCCCAATAATGCCAAGTCCAGCAG ATTCAACCAACTCTGGCGACAACATGTACACTATGATAAACACAGTCCCTCCAGGTGGAAGCCGACCAAAT TTCCCCATGGGTGCAGGTGGCGACGGTCCATTAGGGGGAATGGCTGGAATGGAGCCCCATCACATGAATGGATCATTAG GGTCAGGTGATATGGACAGTCTCCCCAAG AACTCTCCTGGTAACCTAAGTATGAGTAACCAGCCCGGGACCCCAagggaggatggagagatgggAGGAAACTTCCTTAACCCTTTTCAGAATGAAAGT